A window of Streptomyces sp. NBC_01241 genomic DNA:
GCGGAGGGCAGCAGCGGTGTCCGCTGGGTCATCGACCCGCTCGACGGCACCGTGAACTACCTGTACGGACTGCCCACGTGGGCCGTCTCCATCGCCGCCGAACGGGACGGCGAGCGGGTCGTGGGCGTCGTGGAGGCCCCGATGCGCCGTGAGACGTACCAGGCGGTGCTCGGCGGCGGTGCCCACGCGAGGGGCGGCGTGTACGGCGAGGGCACCGCGCTGCGCTGCCGGTCCGCGCCGCCGCTCGACCAGGCGCTCGTCTCGACCGGCTTCAACTACGTCGGTCACGTCCGTGCGCACCAGGCGGACGTCGCCCAGCAGCTCATTCCGCGGCTGCGGGACATCCGGCGCAGCGGTTCCGCCGCGGTGGACCTCTGCGATGTGGCCGCGGGGCGCCTCGACGGCTACTACGAGCGCGGGCTCCACCCGTGGGACCTGGCGGCCGGCGACCTCATCGCCCGCGAGGCGGGGGCGTACACCGGCGGTCGTCCCGGGCGGCCCGCCGACGGAGACCTGACGGTCGCCGCGACGCCGGGTGTCTTCGAGCCGCTGCAGGCCCTGCTGGAGGAGCTCGGCGCCTGGCACGACTAGAACCGGTCGTCCGGGTCCTCCCGGCGCGCGAGAGGGGCCCCTGACGCCGGATACGGCATCAGGGGCCCCTCTCGCGCGCTCAGGCGCTGGTGGCGCCGATTTCGACGCCGTGTTCGGCGGCGAGGCGGTGCAGGTCGTCCAGCTCGCCCTGCTCGACATCCGCGAGGAAGTCGTCGCCCGTCTCCCGAGCTTTCGTGAGGTCGGACTCGGTGGTCTTGATGCGTTGCAGCAGACCGGCGGTGAAAGCGTCCATAATGCGCCCCCTCATCGTGGGTCGGTGGCACGGGGGTGTGCCCGGGTTTCCCTCCGCACGGAGGCGGTAGGGCGGGTGATCACGCGCTCTCCGGGGACGGAGTGGCCTGTGGCACGCCACATTCGAGGCGTGATCGCGGGTGTGCATGCGTCCTCCCCGGCACCAAGCTCAGAGAAACCTCAACTGGCCCGGAAATCCTGTGGATTCCCCGGGGCCCCGGCGGACGAGCGCCGCCTTACCGCCGGTTTATACGCCTTGCGGGCAGGATGGAGCAGCACAGACCGATGCTGATGAGCGGCCCGCATCACGGACCGTGGGCACATCGAGACGTTCTGAAGTCACCTACGTACTGAAGTTTCTAAGGAAGGACAGCGCCGTGCGCGTACTCGTCGTGGAGGACGAGCAACTGCTCGCCGATGCGGTGGCCACCGGATTGCGCCGTGAGGCCATGGCCGTCGATGTCGTGTACGACGGTGCCGCAGCCCTGGAGCGCATCGAGGTCAACGACTACGACGTCGTGGTGCTGGACCGGGACCTCCCCCTGGTGCACGGCGACGACGTCTGCCGGCGGATCGTCGAGCTGGGCATGCCTACCCGGGTGCTCATGCTCACCGCGTCCGGGGACGTCAGCGACCGGGTGGAGGGGCTGGAGCTCGGCGCCGACGACTATCTGCCCAAGCCGTTCGCCTTCAGCGAGCTCACCGCGCGGGTACGGGCGCTGGGCCGGCGGACGACGGTGGCGTTGCCGCCCGTCCTGGAGCGTGCCGGGATCAAGCTCGACCCCAACCGCCGCGAGGTCTTCCGGGGCGAGAACGAGATCCAGCTCGCGCCGAAGGAGTTCGCCGTGCTGGAGGTCCTGATGCGTAGCGAGGGCGCCGTCGTCTCGGCCGAGCAGTTGCTGGAGAAGGCCTGGGACGAGAACACCGACCCCTTCACCAATGTCGTGCGCGTGACCGTCATGACGCTGCGCCGCAAACTCGGCGAGCCGCCTGTGATCGTCACCGTGCCCGGCTCCGGCTACCGGATCTGATAGCCGATGCCCTCCGTCCCCGCGCCGCCGACGGCGCCTCCGAAGCCCACCTGGGAGCCCAAACATCAGGAGCCGCCCTACTGGCTGCGCCCGACCATCCGCATACGGCTCACGCTGCTGTACGGGGGCATGTTCCTGATCGCCGGCATCCTGCTCCTCTCGATCATCTACATGCTGGCCGCCGAGGCCCTCCATGTCGGCAGCGAGCTGCCCTTCAAGATCGAGAGCGGCCAGGTCACCAGTGATGTGTGCAACTTCAGCGGCATCACCACAACCGAAGCCGCCAACGCGGCCATGAACACCTGCGTCAACCACCAGCGCCAGCAGGCGCTGGACACCCTCCTCAACCGGTCGCTGCTGGCCCTGGTCGGCCTCAGCGTCATCGCCTTCGCCTTCGGCTACGCCATGGCGGGCCGGGTGCTCTCCCCGCTGGGCCGGATCACCCGCACCGCCCGCCGGGTGGCCGGAACCGATCTGTCCCGCCGGATCGAGCTGGACGGCCCGGACGACGAGCTGAAGGAGCTCGCCGACACCTTCGACGAGATGCTCGACCGCCTGGAGCGGGCCTTCACGGCCCAGCAGAGATTCGTCGGGAACGCGTCGCACGAACTGCGCACCCCGCTTGCCATCAACCGCACGCTCCTGGAGGTCCATCTCTCCGATCCCCAGGCCCCGCCGGAGCTGAAGCAACTGGGCAAGACCCTGCTGGCCACCAACGAGCGCAGCGAGCAGCTGGTCGAGGGCCTGCTGCTGCTCGCCCGCAGTGACAACCAGATCGTCGAGCGCAAACCCGTCGACCTCGCCGAGGTGGCCTCGCGCGCGATCGACCAGACGCGCGGCGAAGCCGAGGAGCGCGGCGTGGAAATCCGCGGCGAGCGGGCCCCCGCCGTCGTCCAGGGCAACGGCGTCCTGCTGGAGCGGATCGCGCTGAACCTCGTACAGAACGCCGTGCGCTACAACGTCCCGGAGGAGGGATGGGTGGAGGTCACCACCGAGCTGCAGTCCGGCCAGGCCCTGCTGGTGGTCTCGAACACGGGACCCGTGGTGCCCGCCTACGAGATCGACAACCTCTTCGAGCCCTTCAGACGGCTCCGTACGGAGCGGACGGGCAGCGACAAGGGGGTGGGGCTCGGTCTGTCGATCGCGCGGTCCGTGGCGCGCGCTCACGGCGGCCGTATCCTCGCGGAACCCCGCGAAGGGGGTGGTCTTGTGATGCGTGTCTCACTTCCGGTCTGACGGGCCGGGCGGATCGATCCGCACACGAATTACTTTGTTCGCTTTGAGCGGAATTTTCGGGACCTGCGTCCGAAGTGGACGTGTGTGATCGATCACAGGAGCGAATTCAGACACGTCAACGCTCCGTGATCAGGGCCTTCACCGGAAAACCCGCAAAAGTCGGGGTTTTCGGGGCCCAATATCACGGGAAGTACACGGGGTGGCGCCCGTGAAGCGAGATACCGGGACCGTGTACGGTCCCCATCGCCACCTAAGTCGATCGCTCCCGAGCGGTCCTTTTGGGTGTCGATTGAG
This region includes:
- a CDS encoding inositol monophosphatase family protein encodes the protein MTDPNLSELLDLALEAARRAGALLRDGRPADLGVAATKSSPIDVVTEMDIAAEKLITGFLTERRPQDGFLGEEGASAEGSSGVRWVIDPLDGTVNYLYGLPTWAVSIAAERDGERVVGVVEAPMRRETYQAVLGGGAHARGGVYGEGTALRCRSAPPLDQALVSTGFNYVGHVRAHQADVAQQLIPRLRDIRRSGSAAVDLCDVAAGRLDGYYERGLHPWDLAAGDLIAREAGAYTGGRPGRPADGDLTVAATPGVFEPLQALLEELGAWHD
- a CDS encoding response regulator transcription factor, with translation MRVLVVEDEQLLADAVATGLRREAMAVDVVYDGAAALERIEVNDYDVVVLDRDLPLVHGDDVCRRIVELGMPTRVLMLTASGDVSDRVEGLELGADDYLPKPFAFSELTARVRALGRRTTVALPPVLERAGIKLDPNRREVFRGENEIQLAPKEFAVLEVLMRSEGAVVSAEQLLEKAWDENTDPFTNVVRVTVMTLRRKLGEPPVIVTVPGSGYRI
- a CDS encoding sensor histidine kinase; its protein translation is MPSVPAPPTAPPKPTWEPKHQEPPYWLRPTIRIRLTLLYGGMFLIAGILLLSIIYMLAAEALHVGSELPFKIESGQVTSDVCNFSGITTTEAANAAMNTCVNHQRQQALDTLLNRSLLALVGLSVIAFAFGYAMAGRVLSPLGRITRTARRVAGTDLSRRIELDGPDDELKELADTFDEMLDRLERAFTAQQRFVGNASHELRTPLAINRTLLEVHLSDPQAPPELKQLGKTLLATNERSEQLVEGLLLLARSDNQIVERKPVDLAEVASRAIDQTRGEAEERGVEIRGERAPAVVQGNGVLLERIALNLVQNAVRYNVPEEGWVEVTTELQSGQALLVVSNTGPVVPAYEIDNLFEPFRRLRTERTGSDKGVGLGLSIARSVARAHGGRILAEPREGGGLVMRVSLPV